A stretch of the Blastocatellia bacterium genome encodes the following:
- a CDS encoding DUF5615 family PIN-like protein, protein MRILLDECVDRRFAKELPGHFVKTVPQMGWATIKNGELLALAEKEFDVFLTVDRNLSFQQNLPKFNIAVLVLQSHSNRLVDLKPLAPKLLSILPSLTKGKAEVVGI, encoded by the coding sequence ATGAGAATTCTTTTAGACGAATGCGTAGATAGACGCTTCGCCAAAGAGCTGCCAGGACATTTCGTTAAAACTGTACCGCAGATGGGATGGGCGACTATTAAGAATGGCGAACTCCTCGCTCTTGCTGAAAAAGAGTTTGATGTCTTTCTCACGGTTGATCGGAACCTCTCTTTCCAACAGAATCTGCCCAAATTCAATATTGCCGTTCTGGTTCTGCAATCGCATTCAAATCGATTAGTGGATCTGAAGCCTCTAGCCCCTAAATTACTATCCATTCTGCCTTCACTGACAAAGGGCAAGGCTGAAGTCGTAGGCATCTAA